The following are encoded together in the Panthera leo isolate Ple1 chromosome B4, P.leo_Ple1_pat1.1, whole genome shotgun sequence genome:
- the VAMP1 gene encoding vesicle-associated membrane protein 1, with the protein MSAPAQPPTEGAEGAAPGGGPPGPPPNTTSNRRLQQTQAQVEEVVDIMRVNVDKVLKRDEILSQLDDRADALQVGASQFESSAAKLKRKYWWKNCKMMIMLGAICAIIVVVIVIYFFT; encoded by the exons AT GTCTGCTCCGGCTCAGCCGCCCACTGAAGGGGCAGAAGGGGCTGCCCCAGGTGGGGGCCCCCCTGGCCCTCCTCCTAATACGACCAGTAACAGACGACTGCAGCAAACCCAGGCACAAGTGGAGGAA GTGGTGGACATCATGCGTGTGAATGTGGACAAGGTCCTGAAGAGGGATGAGATACTGTCACAGCTGGATGACCGAGCTGACGCCTTGCAGGTGGGAGCATCACAATTTGAGAGCAGTGCTGCCAAGCTAAAGAGGAAGTATTGGTGGAAAAACTGCAag ATGATGATCATGCTGGGAGCTATCTGTGCCATCATCGTGGTAGTTATTGTAA TCTACTTTTTTACTTGA